In one window of Archocentrus centrarchus isolate MPI-CPG fArcCen1 chromosome 11, fArcCen1, whole genome shotgun sequence DNA:
- the LOC115788395 gene encoding LOW QUALITY PROTEIN: mediator of RNA polymerase II transcription subunit 30 (The sequence of the model RefSeq protein was modified relative to this genomic sequence to represent the inferred CDS: inserted 1 base in 1 codon), translating into MESTFSRVAFPQTFVDMAASLPQKPGMVGMPPQQQQPHLPPGAATAAGQQPMPPQGALREISPVFLCRIGQETVQDIVTRTMEIFQITRATQLPNGVTQSQATYQDRFGKLQEHLRQLTLLFKKLRLLYERCVEMTSDLKEGPTELVPYVGEELVSVRVEPCSPAVLQXRNEVLEKVRQKNQEMKVLMDQMRNLLWDVNAMLTLRK; encoded by the exons ATGGAAAGTACATTTTCAAGAG TCGCATTCCCACAGACTTTTGTGGATATGGCAGCTTCTTTGCCTCAGAAGCCGGGGATGGTAGGAATGCccccgcagcagcagcagcctcacctGCCCCCCGGTGCTGCCACAGCTGCAGGTCAGCAGCCTATGCCTCCTCAGGGAGCCCTCAGGGAGATCTCCCCGGTGTTTCTGTGCAGGATTGGACAGGAGACTGTGCAGGACATTGTCACACGCACCATGGAGATCTTCCAGATTACACGAGCCACGCAG CTTCCTAATGGTGTGACTCAGAGCCAGGCGACGTACCAGGACCGCTTTGGGAAGCTCCAGGAACACCTTCGGCAGCTCACCCTACTCTTCAAAAAACTCCGGCTCCTATATGAGCGCTGCGTGgaaatgacctctgacctgaagGAGGGGCCAACAGAG CTTGTGCCGTATGTTGGAGAGGAGCTGGTTTCTGTCAGAGTGGAGCCCTGCAGTCCTGCTGTCCTCC GAAGAAATGAGGTCCTAgag AAGGTGCGTCAGAAGAACCAGGAGATGAAGGTTCTGATGGATCAGATGAGGAACCTTTTGTGGGATGTCAATGCTATGCTGACACTCAGGAAATGA